The DNA window ATGTTCCTGAGTGCGGTGGTTCTTTCAACAGCTTGTGTGGTCCCCGCCCGAAGTGAAGAGCCTCCGCGTTATGAAACGCATATCGCTTCGATCCTCCGCGAGAATTGCGTGCGCTGCCACAATGCCCAGGAGATGAAGGCGGAACTCGATCTGAGCGGGCCGCGAGGCATCTTTGCCGGAAGTGAATCGGGGCCGATCATCGAATTGGGCGACCCCGACAAGAGCCTGCTCTTTGAAGTGTTGCATGACGATCTGATGCCGCCCGAGGACGATCGCGAGCGGCCGCTCGCCAGGCAGGAGATCGAGACCATTCGAAGCTGGATCGCCGCCGGCGCGCCGTTCTCCGGGAAGATCGATCCTCGCGAGCTGATGGCGGCGTCGGAAGTCAACAACCAGGACATCGAACCGCTGCTCTTGCTCCGCTGCGCGACGTGTCACGGCTTGCGGCAACAGGAAGGAGGACTCGACGTACGGACCAAAGCGTCGCTGCTCCAGGGAGGCAAATCGGGGCCGGCGATCGTGCTGGGCAAGCCGCAAGACAGCCTCCTGCTCAAGCGGATCCACGCCGGAGAAATGCCGCCCAACGCTTTGCTGATCCGCGCCGGGGTGCGGCCGATGGCCAGCGACGAGGTGGCCCAGCTGTCGCGCTGGATCGAGCTCTCGGCGCCGGAAGTCGAGGTCGAACCCGATATCGCCTCAAGCCAGCCCGACCCGCTGGTCAGCGATCAGGACCGTCAATTCTGGTCGTTTCAACCGCCCCGGCCCGCTGCGCCGCCCGTTCTAAAAGAGTCCGCGGCCGCGGTCCAGCGAACGCCGATCGATGCCTTTGTCCTCCGAAAACTGCAGGAACAGAATCTTGAGCTGTCCCCCGCCGCCGACAAACGCGCGCTGATGCGCAGGGCGTACTTCGATCTGACCGGACTGCCGCCGGACCCCGACGAGGTGCAAGCGTACCTGGCCGACAGCGATCCGCTTGCTTACGAAAAGCTGATCGATCGTTTACTTGAGTCGCCGCGTTACGGCGAACGCTGGGGCCGCTATTGGCTCGACGCCGCGGGCTACGCCGATTCCGAAGGGAAGCGGAGCGCCGATCCAATTCGCCCTTACGCCTACAAGTATCGCGACTATGTGATCCGCGCTTTCAATTCCGACAAGCCGTACGATCGGTTTCTGCTGGAGCAGCTGGCCGGCGACGAACTGGAAGATTACGAAAACGCCGATCCGATCACGCCGCAGATCGTCGATAACCTGGTGGCGACGGGCTTTCTGCGAATGGCGCCCGACGGCACCGGCTCCGACGTGGTCAACACGGTCGCCGAACGGCTCGAAGTCGTCGCCGATGAGATTGACATTTTTGGTTCGACGGTGCTCGGCCTGTCGATGAAATGCGCACGCTGCCATAGCCACAAGTACGACCCGCTGCCGCAACGTGATTACTATCGCCTGGCGGCCGTCTTCAAAGGGGCGTTTGATGAACATGACTGGCTCAAACCCAGCTCGGTTCCCGGTCAGACCAAATCGAACATGGGCGGACGTTATCTCGAGGTAATGACCCCGGCCGAGAAATCCCAGCAGGAAGAGCGGACAGCGGCGATTGAAGCCGACATCGCCGAGCAGAACGGCAAGCTGGCGGAACTGGCGGCAAGGATCCGCCAGCAGCATCGCGACGAGGAGCTTGCCAAACTGCCCGCCGTGCTGCACGAAGACCTGAAGAAAATGCTGACAACGCCGGCCGCGGAAAGGACCGCGGTGCAACAGTATCTGGCCAAAAAGTTTGAACAAACGCTCGCCCTGGACGACAAACAGGTCAAGGCAGCCGAAGGCTACCAGCGGCCGGCCCTCGCTATTACACGCACCATCAAACAGCTTGAAGGCGAGAAACAATCGCAACCTAAAATTCGCGCGCTGTGGGATCGGGGCGAGCCTTCGCCGACCTATATTTATGTTCGCGGCGACTTTCGCCAGCAGGGCCGCCTGGTCGGCCCTGGCGTCCCCTCGGTGCTGACCGACGGGAAAACGCCGCTTGCCGTGCAGCCGCCGTGGCCCGGCGCCCTGAAGTCGGGCCGCCGATTAGCTCTCGCCAAATGGCTGGTGCAGCCCGACCATCCGCTGACCGCCCGGGTGATGGTGAACCGCATCTGGCGTCATCATTTCGGCCGCGGGATTGTCAAATCGGTGGACAACTTCGGCGCGTTGGGGGACCGGCCGACCCACCCCGAGTTGCTCGACTGGCTGGCTTGCGAGTTTGTTCGCCAAGGCTGGAGCGTGAAAGCAATGCATCGGCTGATCATGTGTTCGGCCGTCTATCGGCAATCGTCGCTGTTGACCAGTGATCGCGCGGAACGCGACCCGGAGAACGCCTGGCTGTCGCGCATGCCGCTGCGCCGACTCGACGCCGAAGAAGTCCGCGACTCGCTGCTGGAGGTCGCCGGCAAACTCGAGGAACGCCCCTTCGGCAGGCCCGACGCAGTCGATGTCCGCGGCGACGGCCTGGTGACCTCAATCGGGGACAAAGGCAGCTGGCGACGCAGCATCTATCTACGACAGCGACGCCGAGAGATGCCGTCGCTGCTGGAAACCTTCGACATGCCGCAGATGAA is part of the Lignipirellula cremea genome and encodes:
- a CDS encoding PSD1 and planctomycete cytochrome C domain-containing protein; amino-acid sequence: MTTISCRMFLSAVVLSTACVVPARSEEPPRYETHIASILRENCVRCHNAQEMKAELDLSGPRGIFAGSESGPIIELGDPDKSLLFEVLHDDLMPPEDDRERPLARQEIETIRSWIAAGAPFSGKIDPRELMAASEVNNQDIEPLLLLRCATCHGLRQQEGGLDVRTKASLLQGGKSGPAIVLGKPQDSLLLKRIHAGEMPPNALLIRAGVRPMASDEVAQLSRWIELSAPEVEVEPDIASSQPDPLVSDQDRQFWSFQPPRPAAPPVLKESAAAVQRTPIDAFVLRKLQEQNLELSPAADKRALMRRAYFDLTGLPPDPDEVQAYLADSDPLAYEKLIDRLLESPRYGERWGRYWLDAAGYADSEGKRSADPIRPYAYKYRDYVIRAFNSDKPYDRFLLEQLAGDELEDYENADPITPQIVDNLVATGFLRMAPDGTGSDVVNTVAERLEVVADEIDIFGSTVLGLSMKCARCHSHKYDPLPQRDYYRLAAVFKGAFDEHDWLKPSSVPGQTKSNMGGRYLEVMTPAEKSQQEERTAAIEADIAEQNGKLAELAARIRQQHRDEELAKLPAVLHEDLKKMLTTPAAERTAVQQYLAKKFEQTLALDDKQVKAAEGYQRPALAITRTIKQLEGEKQSQPKIRALWDRGEPSPTYIYVRGDFRQQGRLVGPGVPSVLTDGKTPLAVQPPWPGALKSGRRLALAKWLVQPDHPLTARVMVNRIWRHHFGRGIVKSVDNFGALGDRPTHPELLDWLACEFVRQGWSVKAMHRLIMCSAVYRQSSLLTSDRAERDPENAWLSRMPLRRLDAEEVRDSLLEVAGKLEERPFGRPDAVDVRGDGLVTSIGDKGSWRRSIYLRQRRREMPSLLETFDMPQMNPACQERPTSTVAQQSLYLMNNGAIRGLSQHFAERVAQHTADPSGQVALAYLTALSRPPTADELSLGTETLLALTEQWRKSPPTTGEASLTVEQLALAVFCHTLMNSAEFLYID